Genomic DNA from Calditrichota bacterium:
GCCGGAGGAACGTAGCTCAGTGAGCTATTCAGTTCATATAGGTACTCGGAGAAAGTATATCGGTACAGTTGAGGAATGAGGTTGTCGATGATGCCACTGTTGAACCACGTGGGCGAATCCTGCAGGTATTCCTGGTAGGCCCACGGATACACGCTCGCGCTTGATGAGACGATGAGGTGCGTGCTGCGGCGCTTCACCGAGTCTCGTACGGCACGGTAGAAGGCGGTCAACTTCTGGGCGCGCCAGCGCATCCACTCAGGGTCACGGTAGTTGGCCGGCGGAGCGCTGCCAGCGTGTTCCTGGACATAAAGCTGCGCAGTCGCCAGGTCGTAGCCCCCCTCAACGGGCATGGCAGGGATTCGGTCTGAAAACTCGATCCCATCTACGTCGTAGCGGTCCACTATTTCAGTCACCAGGGCCAACAGCAAACCCTGGACCTCGGGATTGATGCCCGACATCCAGTCGAATCCGTTTTTCACCACCAGCGCTCCGCTGTTGTCCCGCAAGGCCCACTCTGGAAAAGTCCCCAGGATGTACCCGCCGCCCTGGGAGTAGGAGCAGGAAAAACCCATCTCGAACCACGGCCAGACCTCCATGCCGTTGCGGTGGGCCTCAATGACGACGCGCTCCAGAGGGTCGCGACCGGGGAAGAAGAGCGGATACATAGCCCTGCCGAACAGCCTGTCCATCACTGCGCTGGGATAGAGCGTGTAGACGCCGTCCACTCCGTGGCCGTTCCAGACCACCGGCAGGACCACATTGAAACCATGGGCAGCCAAGAAGTCCATGGCGCGTGCAATCTCCGCGTCGTCGAACAGCACGTAGCTATCGACGTTGGTGAGTTTGACGGCGCGAAGTTCGCGCAACGGCTGCGCGCTGCCGCAAAAAGGAAGAAGGAGCAAGAATAGACGGAGGAGTGCGCTGCGCATGGGCACCTCATGTGCGCCAGTAGATTCGTCGCCGGGTGAACCAGCTCACCATGAGCGCCAGCAAGAGCGTATAGCCTACGCCCCGCAGGAAGCCCAGCCAAGGCGAAGAAGTGAGAGCCGCGAGCAATTTGTCCGCGCGCGTGAGCGCGAACACCGGCCAGATGGCGTTGGCCATGCCCACGTAGGCGATCATCGGATTCTGGCCGTTCGCCACCAGGAGCTGCAGGAAGCGTCGTCCGCGCCAGATGTCCACGACCACGACCAGGGCCGCCAGCAAGAAAAAAGATAGCCCGGTGGTCAGGAAGTAGTAACTGAGCGTCGAATGGTCCTTCTTGATTCCCCCTTCATACGGCTCGAACACGAGGCCGGCAAGCAACCAGTAGGCTCCCCACAGCAGGAGCTGCCTCACGAGGAACTCGCGCTCGGAAGCGGCATTCCTGCTCAAACACAGAGCCACGCCGCAAAGGATAAGGCTCATGAGCGTCGTCTGCCACAGCCACCTGGCCTGCAGTCCCACCAGGGACGCGATGAGCACACCGAGAATCGTGCCCACGATCCCGCCGCTACGGAAGGGACTCCACGCCTGTGTTCCGGCCTCCACCTGGTGCAGGCGCTTCCTCCAATTGAGGAACAAATCGCCGGCAATCGTACCGGGGAGGACCACGAAAAGGTATTGGTGGTAGTAGAGCTTGTAGAGCCACGGGGCGGGCGTGGCCTGCCATAGCCACCTTACCCAGCCGGGCTCTGCGGATGCCAAACGAAGACCCAACAGGATGCCAAGGACTCCGAGGCGGAGTAGCAAACGATTCCGCGTCAGTAGCCAGAGAAACGAGCCCGATACCGCCACATTTGCCAAGACCAAAATGATGATGTCACTCCTCTGCAGGGAGAAGCCGCTTCCATCGGGGTAACGGAGCACGGCCAAGAGAGCCGCCGCGGCTGACCAGCCTATGCCGCGAATGACCCACCTCTGCCACCGCGGCCAGTGCGCTGGGAGGCGTGCGAACAAGGGGAACATTACGGCAAAGCCTGCAAGAGCAATACCCCAGGTAGCCGCTGTCGGCTGCGGATTGAGGACGTGCGGGCGGACGTGGCGCAAGAAGATGGCAAAGAATGCGAGCAGGAGGCCGCGTTCCGCTATGCCGAGTACGACCTTCCAGACAGGCGTGCCACTCGCAAGTCGGCGCGTCATGGCCAGGGGGATCGCTGCCCCCATGGCGAAAAGAAAGAGAGGGAAAACAAGGTCCACCCAGGTAAGGCCGGCGCGCGTCGGATCGAAGCTGTGGGTGGGAGGGGGCAGTTGCGCGTGGTACATCCACGCTGGCAGCACCCCGTAAGGGATGACGCCGGAAAGAACCATAGCCAAGATGGCCAGGCCCCGCAGGGCGTCTAACGAGAGGACACGGCCGCCCGATGGGTCGTAGGGTGACGACGAGGCACCGCTCCAAGAGGGCGAGCGAACTGAGGTCGTCATGCCGGCTATCTCTTTCGCGTCGCAAGAATGACCAACGGCTCCTGGGCCGGCAGCCCCTGAAGCTCGATCTCAAGCACCGCGTTGATATGCGATTCCTGCACCAAACCCGTCATGTCGATAATCTTGGCGGAAAGCAGCACGTACAGGTCCGGAACAAGGCCTCCGGCGTCGCCGTAGGTGGTAAGGCTTTCAATTAGGCTGGCCACAACGCTCTTGGCCTCCTGCACAGTGGTTGCCGCTACTGAAGCACAATCCTGTAGCTGCAGTCGTATCACCCCCTCGTGGTTCAGCACCCGGGCCGGGTGAGTCTCCTTGTGCACAAGGCGAAACCGACGCCGCACCGAGCGACGGCCGACAAACGCGGCCAGGAAGGCTGTCCGCCCGCGCAGCTCCACTTGCGCGGCGGGCAGGCGCATCGAGCGCGCGGCGATTTCATGCAGCTCTGCGTCGCTCAACGGGGCGATGCCCATCACCCGTGTGCGGAACTCGCTCTGCCCTGTGGCCACCGCAGTGACACGCTTGCTTCGCAGGTCAACTTCAACGCTTACCTCGATGGTCTCCGGC
This window encodes:
- a CDS encoding hydantoinase, yielding RVSINERALRSFFTVFAHHMEDDVHHLARRVLTLATDKLLPVVKRLMREYKLSPEIVQLVGGGGGAPALVPALAQRLGLSYTIAQHCEVISAIGVALGIIRDVVERTVLNPTEADLIAIRQEAVRSVEAMGAVPETIEVSVEVDLRSKRVTAVATGQSEFRTRVMGIAPLSDAELHEIAARSMRLPAAQVELRGRTAFLAAFVGRRSVRRRFRLVHKETHPARVLNHEGVIRLQLQDCASVAATTVQEAKSVVASLIESLTTYGDAGGLVPDLYVLLSAKIIDMTGLVQESHINAVLEIELQGLPAQEPLVILATRKR
- a CDS encoding family 10 glycosylhydrolase — translated: MRSALLRLFLLLLPFCGSAQPLRELRAVKLTNVDSYVLFDDAEIARAMDFLAAHGFNVVLPVVWNGHGVDGVYTLYPSAVMDRLFGRAMYPLFFPGRDPLERVVIEAHRNGMEVWPWFEMGFSCSYSQGGGYILGTFPEWALRDNSGALVVKNGFDWMSGINPEVQGLLLALVTEIVDRYDVDGIEFSDRIPAMPVEGGYDLATAQLYVQEHAGSAPPANYRDPEWMRWRAQKLTAFYRAVRDSVKRRSTHLIVSSSASVYPWAYQEYLQDSPTWFNSGIIDNLIPQLYRYTFSEYLYELNSSLSYVPPA
- a CDS encoding DUF5009 domain-containing protein, whose product is MTTSVRSPSWSGASSSPYDPSGGRVLSLDALRGLAILAMVLSGVIPYGVLPAWMYHAQLPPPTHSFDPTRAGLTWVDLVFPLFLFAMGAAIPLAMTRRLASGTPVWKVVLGIAERGLLLAFFAIFLRHVRPHVLNPQPTAATWGIALAGFAVMFPLFARLPAHWPRWQRWVIRGIGWSAAAALLAVLRYPDGSGFSLQRSDIIILVLANVAVSGSFLWLLTRNRLLLRLGVLGILLGLRLASAEPGWVRWLWQATPAPWLYKLYYHQYLFVVLPGTIAGDLFLNWRKRLHQVEAGTQAWSPFRSGGIVGTILGVLIASLVGLQARWLWQTTLMSLILCGVALCLSRNAASEREFLVRQLLLWGAYWLLAGLVFEPYEGGIKKDHSTLSYYFLTTGLSFFLLAALVVVVDIWRGRRFLQLLVANGQNPMIAYVGMANAIWPVFALTRADKLLAALTSSPWLGFLRGVGYTLLLALMVSWFTRRRIYWRT